One window of Botrimarina mediterranea genomic DNA carries:
- a CDS encoding bifunctional GNAT family N-acetyltransferase/carbon-nitrogen hydrolase family protein: MADDQSVEGLDFGDAGDPVRIRRWEESDIPALVAVQRECYPGMAEETYMDERKLRMQLAAFPEGQFLAEIDGRIVGYASSLIVILDDESPWHSYDEITGVGTFGTHDPAGDTLYGADIAVVPDWRGKGLAARLYKRRKALLTRFNLRRMVAGGRLPGYSEHAKRLKPIQYVEAVKQGQLRDQALSAHLKAGYTVRGIHYGYLRDGESMNYATFLEMPNPEFDPARRLIAGAPIRRPVRKIRVCACQYQLRPLTDWAQFEMQVEFFADAAKEFHCHFLLLPELFTVQLFTLLPSDIDTHEAVREIAKMHDQYVELCKRMAVKHGLYFIAGSHPVIDEEGDLLNVAHLFTPSGDVYTQPKLHMTPSERNYYDMQPGDVLRVFDTPLGRIGILVCYDIEFPELSRLLMKQGVEVLFVPFATTERKGYHRVRHCAQARAIENVIYVVLAGCVGNLPQVNSFLITYGQAAVCTPCDFSFPKDGVLAEGEPNNESVCIAELDLNDLAIQRDIGTVRPLQDRRDDLYQVSSTMRIETIQVR; this comes from the coding sequence ATGGCTGACGACCAATCCGTGGAAGGCCTCGACTTCGGCGACGCCGGTGACCCCGTGCGGATTCGGCGGTGGGAAGAGTCGGACATCCCGGCGCTGGTCGCTGTCCAGCGTGAGTGCTATCCGGGGATGGCCGAAGAGACCTATATGGACGAGCGGAAGCTGCGGATGCAGCTGGCCGCCTTCCCGGAGGGGCAGTTTCTCGCCGAGATCGACGGCCGCATCGTTGGCTACGCCAGCTCGTTGATCGTGATCCTCGACGACGAGTCGCCGTGGCACTCGTACGACGAGATCACGGGCGTCGGCACCTTCGGCACGCACGACCCGGCGGGTGATACGCTCTATGGCGCCGACATCGCGGTCGTGCCCGACTGGCGCGGCAAGGGTTTGGCGGCCCGACTCTACAAGCGTCGCAAGGCGCTGCTGACGCGGTTCAACTTGCGGCGCATGGTCGCGGGCGGTCGGCTGCCTGGGTACTCCGAGCACGCCAAGCGGCTCAAGCCGATCCAGTACGTCGAGGCCGTCAAACAGGGGCAGCTCCGCGACCAGGCCCTCTCGGCGCACCTCAAGGCGGGCTACACGGTGCGCGGCATCCACTACGGGTACCTGCGCGACGGCGAGAGCATGAACTACGCCACATTCCTCGAGATGCCCAACCCGGAGTTCGACCCGGCGCGGCGGCTGATCGCGGGGGCGCCGATCCGCCGGCCGGTGCGGAAGATCCGCGTCTGCGCCTGCCAGTACCAACTGCGGCCGCTCACCGACTGGGCGCAGTTTGAGATGCAGGTCGAGTTCTTCGCCGACGCCGCGAAGGAGTTCCACTGCCACTTCTTGTTGCTGCCGGAGCTGTTCACGGTGCAGCTGTTCACGCTGCTGCCGTCGGATATCGACACGCACGAGGCGGTGCGCGAGATCGCGAAGATGCACGACCAGTACGTCGAGCTCTGCAAGCGGATGGCGGTCAAGCACGGGCTGTACTTTATCGCGGGTTCGCACCCGGTGATCGACGAGGAAGGCGACCTGCTCAACGTCGCGCACTTGTTCACGCCCAGCGGCGACGTCTACACGCAGCCCAAGCTGCACATGACGCCCAGCGAGCGCAACTACTACGACATGCAGCCCGGCGACGTGCTGCGGGTGTTCGACACGCCGCTGGGACGCATCGGGATTCTCGTCTGCTACGACATCGAGTTCCCCGAGCTGTCACGCCTGCTCATGAAGCAAGGCGTCGAGGTGCTCTTCGTACCGTTCGCCACGACCGAGCGCAAGGGCTACCACCGCGTCCGGCACTGCGCGCAGGCGAGGGCAATCGAAAACGTGATCTACGTGGTGCTCGCCGGCTGCGTCGGTAATCTGCCGCAGGTGAACAGCTTCTTGATCACGTACGGGCAGGCCGCCGTCTGCACGCCCTGCGATTTCTCGTTCCCCAAGGACGGCGTCCTTGCCGAGGGCGAGCCGAACAACGAGTCGGTCTGCATCGCCGAGCTCGACCTCAACGACCTGGCGATCCAGCGCGACATCGGCACCGTGCGCCCGCTGCAAGACCGCCGCGACGACCTCTATCAGGTGAGCAGTACGATGCGGATCGAGACGATCCAGGTGCGGTAA
- a CDS encoding alkene reductase gives MATSPLLQPLDLQGLPLNNRVVLAPLTRARAGEERIPNDLMAEYYVQRSGAGLIVTEATTISPQANGWTQSPGIYTDEHEAGWRKLVAKVHDAGGVIFNQLWHMGRSSHSSYHDGSLPVAPSAIKIEGDAARTPSGKLPYETPRAVETEEIPGIVADYRRAAQRARDAGFDGVEVHAANGYLIDQFLQSKTNHRTDQYGSSVENRLRFLEEVVTAVTEVFPANRVGVRLSPNGVYNDMGSPDYREQFTAAAKLLDRFGLAYLHVVDGVDRGAHDFGPPMTLADFREVFSGPLMGNSGYTKETAEAAIARGDADLISFGRPFIATPDLVERFANGWPLNPPAEIADYYSHDAEGYIDFPTYAEAQQVA, from the coding sequence ATGGCCACTAGCCCCCTGTTGCAACCGCTGGACCTCCAAGGCCTCCCGCTCAACAACCGCGTCGTCCTCGCGCCACTGACCCGCGCCCGCGCTGGCGAAGAGCGCATCCCGAACGATCTGATGGCGGAGTACTACGTCCAACGATCGGGCGCCGGCCTGATCGTTACCGAGGCGACCACCATCAGCCCGCAGGCCAACGGTTGGACCCAGTCCCCCGGCATCTATACCGACGAGCACGAAGCCGGGTGGCGTAAGCTCGTCGCCAAGGTCCACGATGCGGGCGGCGTGATCTTCAACCAGCTCTGGCACATGGGGCGCTCATCGCACTCGTCGTACCACGACGGCTCGCTCCCCGTCGCGCCGTCGGCGATCAAGATCGAGGGCGATGCCGCACGCACGCCAAGCGGCAAGCTCCCCTACGAGACGCCCCGCGCGGTGGAGACCGAGGAGATCCCCGGCATCGTCGCCGACTACCGCCGCGCTGCCCAGCGCGCCCGCGACGCGGGGTTCGATGGCGTCGAAGTCCATGCGGCGAACGGTTACCTCATCGATCAGTTCTTGCAGTCGAAGACCAACCACCGCACCGACCAATACGGCAGCTCGGTCGAGAACCGTTTGCGGTTCCTCGAAGAAGTCGTGACCGCCGTCACCGAGGTCTTCCCCGCCAATCGTGTCGGCGTGCGGCTGTCGCCCAACGGCGTCTATAACGACATGGGGTCGCCCGACTACCGCGAGCAGTTCACCGCGGCGGCGAAGTTGCTCGATCGCTTCGGGCTCGCCTACCTACACGTGGTCGACGGCGTTGATCGCGGCGCGCACGACTTCGGCCCGCCAATGACGCTTGCCGATTTCCGCGAAGTCTTCAGCGGCCCGCTGATGGGGAACTCCGGCTACACGAAAGAGACCGCCGAGGCCGCCATCGCCCGCGGCGACGCCGACCTCATCAGCTTCGGCCGGCCGTTTATCGCAACGCCCGACCTTGTCGAACGCTTCGCCAACGGCTGGCCCCTCAACCCGCCCGCCGAGATCGCCGACTACTACTCGCACGACGCCGAGGGCTATATCGATTTCCCAACCTACGCCGAAGCCCAGCAAGTGGCTTGA
- a CDS encoding Dabb family protein, which translates to MFALRRFALVLALLLVAAPTLAAEQAHMVFFKLNDSSPKSRTHFAGLCHKYLAKIPGITYFSVGALADDLDRDVNDKDFDIALHVVFKDRAAHDVYATHPQHLKLIEVGKPLWSKVRVFDSDLIAPETAAAASEEAAPAEEAAAAGE; encoded by the coding sequence ATGTTCGCCCTCCGTCGCTTCGCCCTCGTCCTGGCCTTGCTGCTGGTCGCCGCCCCCACTTTGGCGGCGGAGCAGGCCCACATGGTCTTCTTCAAGCTCAACGACTCGTCGCCGAAGAGCCGCACGCACTTCGCAGGGCTCTGCCACAAGTACTTGGCGAAGATCCCGGGCATCACCTACTTCTCGGTCGGCGCCCTGGCGGACGACCTCGACCGCGACGTGAACGACAAGGACTTCGACATCGCCCTGCACGTAGTGTTCAAGGACCGCGCGGCGCACGACGTCTACGCGACGCACCCGCAGCACCTCAAGCTCATCGAGGTTGGCAAGCCGCTGTGGTCGAAGGTGCGGGTGTTCGACTCCGACCTCATCGCCCCCGAGACAGCGGCCGCGGCATCAGAGGAAGCGGCGCCGGCCGAGGAGGCCGCAGCCGCTGGCGAGTAG
- a CDS encoding PEP-CTERM sorting domain-containing protein (PEP-CTERM proteins occur, often in large numbers, in the proteomes of bacteria that also encode an exosortase, a predicted intramembrane cysteine proteinase. The presence of a PEP-CTERM domain at a protein's C-terminus predicts cleavage within the sorting domain, followed by covalent anchoring to some some component of the (usually Gram-negative) cell surface. Many PEP-CTERM proteins exhibit an unusual sequence composition that includes large numbers of potential glycosylation sites. Expression of one such protein has been shown restore the ability of a bacterium to form floc, a type of biofilm.) yields MPMRVTAFCLAMLLPALAGALNPVSWSLDETINRGQTSKFWTSPTSIDLGLESYSYDYEITRVEATVLSIVTVDVTDQIAQSFDLTGSGGAPTLPATLLDASLNDASTGTMADVLIYVDSSGFGRADFTNIVLGTANVPIFGNRNIDSIRVEATITLSGVLPPLPGDYNGDGLVNLVDNGVWRSSYGATGDQPADGNHDGKVDAADYTVWRDAFAARFSAVAVPEPTTVTLVLLASGCGLLGRRRFL; encoded by the coding sequence ATGCCCATGCGTGTCACGGCGTTTTGCTTGGCGATGCTGCTCCCCGCGCTTGCCGGCGCGTTGAACCCCGTCAGCTGGTCTCTCGACGAGACGATCAATCGCGGCCAGACGTCGAAGTTCTGGACCTCGCCGACGTCGATCGACCTGGGGCTCGAGAGCTACTCGTACGATTACGAGATCACCCGCGTCGAGGCGACCGTTTTGTCGATTGTCACGGTGGACGTGACCGACCAGATTGCTCAGTCGTTCGACCTCACCGGCTCCGGCGGCGCCCCAACCTTACCGGCGACCCTGCTCGACGCGTCGCTCAACGACGCGTCCACCGGCACGATGGCCGACGTGCTTATCTATGTGGACAGCAGCGGCTTCGGTCGCGCCGACTTCACGAACATCGTGCTCGGTACCGCTAATGTCCCGATCTTCGGCAACCGCAACATCGACAGTATCCGCGTCGAGGCGACGATCACCCTCAGCGGTGTGCTGCCGCCATTGCCGGGCGATTACAACGGCGACGGCCTCGTCAACCTAGTTGACAACGGCGTCTGGCGTTCGAGCTACGGCGCGACGGGCGACCAACCCGCCGACGGCAACCACGATGGGAAAGTCGACGCCGCCGACTACACCGTCTGGCGCGACGCCTTCGCCGCGCGTTTCAGCGCCGTTGCTGTTCCCGAGCCAACGACCGTGACGCTCGTGCTACTCGCCAGCGGCTGCGGCCTCCTCGGCCGGCGCCGCTTCCTCTGA
- a CDS encoding ferredoxin--NADP reductase — MGTPRLADEPRLSDEQVAALRAEHYNATITHFSLVNDNLVRLRVRLDSGEPLGYEPGQYTTLGMGNWEPRHERADPDEHDDKTIRRLAKRAYSVSCRLLEDDGSVAAAGPEHEPEFYVALVTQAPKAPPALTPRLFLAKVGDRLEMGPRPKGHFVLGDLKPTDNVVFAATGTGEAPHNAMLAKLLAAGHQGRIASICCVRYRADLGYLAEHHRLMEAYPQYRYIPLTTREKENRNTGDPGYTGAVYVQDLLAGPTASAQLGFDLDPANTKVYLCGNPAMIGIPHKEGHPDGRYPSPRGAVEVLEGMGFKADEPKSPGNVHFEKYW, encoded by the coding sequence ATGGGGACCCCTCGCCTCGCCGACGAGCCTCGTCTCTCTGATGAGCAAGTCGCCGCCCTCCGCGCCGAACACTACAACGCCACGATCACGCACTTCAGCCTGGTGAACGACAACCTCGTGCGGTTGCGGGTGCGGCTCGATAGCGGCGAGCCGCTCGGCTACGAACCGGGGCAGTACACGACGCTCGGCATGGGCAACTGGGAGCCACGCCACGAGCGGGCCGACCCCGACGAGCACGACGACAAGACCATCCGCCGGCTCGCCAAGCGTGCGTACTCGGTGAGCTGCCGCCTGCTTGAAGACGACGGCAGCGTCGCCGCCGCGGGGCCCGAGCACGAGCCGGAGTTCTACGTCGCCCTGGTGACCCAAGCCCCGAAGGCGCCGCCCGCGCTGACGCCGCGGCTCTTCCTGGCGAAGGTCGGCGACCGGCTCGAGATGGGCCCGCGCCCCAAGGGTCACTTCGTACTGGGCGATCTCAAGCCGACGGACAACGTCGTCTTTGCCGCGACCGGCACGGGCGAGGCGCCCCACAACGCGATGCTCGCCAAGCTCCTCGCCGCCGGGCACCAGGGCCGCATCGCCAGCATCTGCTGCGTGCGCTACCGTGCGGACCTCGGCTACTTGGCCGAGCACCACCGCCTAATGGAAGCGTATCCGCAGTACCGCTACATCCCGCTGACGACGCGCGAAAAAGAGAACCGCAACACGGGCGACCCGGGCTACACGGGCGCCGTCTATGTGCAGGACCTGCTCGCCGGCCCGACCGCGTCGGCGCAGCTCGGCTTCGACCTCGATCCGGCCAACACGAAGGTCTATCTCTGCGGCAACCCCGCGATGATCGGCATCCCCCACAAAGAAGGCCACCCCGACGGCCGTTACCCCTCACCCCGCGGCGCGGTCGAGGTCTTAGAAGGCATGGGCTTCAAAGCCGACGAGCCGAAGTCACCGGGGAACGTGCACTTTGAGAAGTACTGGTGA
- a CDS encoding DUF3311 domain-containing protein, with protein sequence MNKVVWGLVLLLIVLHQDVWFWNDTRLVLGIVPITLLWHVGISLGAGFTWWLATRYCWPADLEETPPQETLQEAKP encoded by the coding sequence ATGAACAAAGTGGTTTGGGGCCTCGTGCTCCTCTTGATCGTGCTGCACCAAGACGTGTGGTTCTGGAACGACACGCGGCTCGTGCTGGGAATCGTCCCGATTACGCTGCTGTGGCACGTGGGCATCTCGCTCGGCGCCGGGTTCACTTGGTGGCTGGCGACAAGGTACTGCTGGCCCGCCGATCTTGAAGAGACGCCCCCACAAGAGACGCTGCAGGAGGCCAAGCCGTGA
- a CDS encoding sodium:solute symporter family protein, whose product MTQLYVIAGYLAVLITLGAFASRLSRGTSKDYLLASHSIGPVLLLLSVFGTTMTAFALVGSTGESFSRGVGVYGMLASSSGIIHSLCFFVLGVKLWQFGHKYGYRTQVQFFRDRLESDRIGLVLFPVLVALVIPYLLIGVMASGIFINVVTQGRVVDGEVQGATFAEGTFPAFFEDGSLNAETGERDGFAGATGSKGGLPRHIASLVICTVVLGYVFFGGMRGTAWANGFQTSVFMVLGVVMFYLLTQQLGGEDSFVANLKKLSASIPDIKRIREGNISPTKFFTYMLVPLSVGMFPHLFQHWLTAKRASTFKLSVVMHPIFIMIVWAPCVLMGAWAAGALVNVPPPVAADPNKVLAFMVRSTGSDLLAGLLTAGVLAAIMSSLDSQFLCLGTMFTTDVAQHYAGKDRFTDTQVTWIARAFIVAIVAVTYTLSLFEPGAVFALGVWCFSGFASLFPLCFAALYWRGLTKWGAYASVLTTIAVWFYLLDASDYARDEAYAIPVPLGGATYEVMPVVPMFLASTFALVVVSLLTPKPSEATLAKFFPVKN is encoded by the coding sequence GTGACCCAGCTCTATGTCATCGCGGGCTACCTGGCCGTCTTGATCACGCTCGGCGCCTTCGCCAGCCGGCTGTCGCGCGGCACGAGCAAGGACTACTTGCTCGCCAGCCACTCGATCGGGCCGGTGCTGCTGCTGCTCTCCGTCTTCGGCACAACGATGACGGCGTTCGCTCTGGTGGGTTCGACCGGCGAGTCGTTCAGCCGCGGGGTCGGCGTCTACGGCATGCTCGCCTCGTCCAGCGGCATCATCCATTCGCTCTGCTTCTTCGTGCTGGGCGTCAAGCTCTGGCAGTTCGGCCACAAGTATGGCTATCGCACGCAGGTGCAGTTCTTCCGCGACCGACTGGAGAGCGATCGCATCGGGCTGGTGCTGTTTCCGGTGCTGGTGGCGCTGGTGATCCCGTATCTGCTGATCGGCGTGATGGCGAGCGGCATTTTCATCAACGTCGTCACCCAAGGCCGCGTCGTCGATGGCGAGGTGCAGGGCGCGACGTTTGCCGAGGGGACGTTCCCGGCGTTCTTCGAGGACGGCTCGCTCAACGCCGAGACCGGCGAGCGCGACGGCTTCGCCGGCGCCACGGGCTCGAAGGGCGGCCTGCCGCGGCACATCGCTTCACTAGTGATCTGCACCGTCGTGCTCGGCTACGTCTTCTTTGGCGGCATGCGCGGGACGGCGTGGGCCAACGGGTTCCAGACCTCGGTCTTCATGGTGCTGGGCGTTGTGATGTTCTACTTGCTGACGCAGCAGCTCGGCGGCGAGGACAGCTTTGTCGCCAATCTCAAGAAACTCAGCGCCAGCATCCCCGACATCAAGCGTATCCGCGAAGGGAACATCTCGCCCACGAAGTTCTTCACCTACATGCTCGTGCCGCTGTCGGTGGGGATGTTCCCGCACCTCTTCCAGCACTGGCTGACGGCGAAGCGGGCTTCGACGTTCAAGCTGTCGGTCGTGATGCACCCGATCTTCATCATGATCGTCTGGGCGCCGTGCGTTCTGATGGGGGCGTGGGCCGCGGGGGCGCTGGTGAACGTGCCGCCGCCGGTCGCCGCCGACCCCAACAAAGTGCTCGCCTTCATGGTCCGCAGCACCGGCAGCGACCTGCTCGCAGGGCTGCTAACGGCGGGCGTGCTGGCGGCGATCATGTCGAGCCTCGATAGCCAGTTCCTTTGCTTGGGAACGATGTTCACGACCGACGTCGCCCAGCACTACGCGGGCAAGGACCGCTTCACCGACACGCAGGTGACGTGGATCGCCCGGGCGTTCATCGTCGCGATCGTCGCGGTGACGTACACGCTGAGTCTCTTCGAGCCCGGCGCCGTCTTCGCCTTGGGCGTATGGTGCTTCAGCGGCTTTGCGAGCCTGTTCCCGCTCTGCTTCGCCGCCCTCTACTGGCGGGGCCTCACTAAGTGGGGCGCCTACGCCAGCGTGCTGACGACGATCGCCGTGTGGTTCTACCTACTCGACGCGTCGGACTACGCCCGGGACGAGGCCTACGCGATCCCCGTCCCCCTCGGCGGCGCGACGTACGAGGTGATGCCCGTCGTGCCGATGTTCCTGGCGTCGACCTTCGCCCTGGTAGTGGTGTCGTTGCTGACGCCCAAGCCTTCGGAAGCGACTTTGGCGAAGTTCTTCCCCGTGAAGAATTGA
- a CDS encoding glycosyltransferase family 4 protein, translating into MRIAYLAAGAAGMYCGSCLHDNTLANALRAKGEDVFLVPTYTPLRTDEPSAPVDRVFFGGVNSYLKQVSPWFRRAPRWLENLVDSQWFLKFATSGAGSVDPAKLGALTVSMLRGEEGNQARQLDQLVDWLVDEAKPDVVHLSNSMLLGMARRIALRCGPPVVCALSGEDLFLEGLTAPHYEEARALLRQRAAEVAGFTALNGYYADFMAGYLGVERDKVHVVPHGLDLAGVVGRVYRDEPPVDDRGLSAVGDADRAPLRVGYFARVCREKGLHLLVEACERLAERRPDLAFELHAGGYLGAGDRNYLIDLRKKSEFGALAGRFRYHGELDRAQKYALLASLDVFSTPTVYAEAKGLPALEAMAVGVPVVLPEHGSFPEMVATTGGGLLHRPHDPEGLSEALERLLSDPSARRAFGQAGAAAVRERFHAGRMADETLAVYRGLVGSR; encoded by the coding sequence ATGCGGATTGCCTACCTAGCCGCCGGCGCCGCAGGGATGTATTGCGGGAGTTGTTTGCACGACAACACGCTCGCCAACGCGCTGCGGGCGAAGGGCGAGGACGTGTTTCTCGTGCCGACCTACACGCCGCTGCGGACCGACGAGCCGAGCGCGCCGGTTGATCGCGTTTTCTTTGGCGGGGTGAACTCGTACCTCAAGCAGGTGTCGCCCTGGTTCCGCCGCGCGCCGCGGTGGCTGGAGAACCTTGTCGATAGCCAGTGGTTCCTCAAGTTCGCCACCAGCGGCGCGGGAAGCGTTGATCCGGCGAAGCTCGGAGCGCTCACGGTTTCGATGCTCCGGGGCGAGGAAGGGAACCAAGCCCGGCAACTCGATCAGCTCGTCGATTGGCTCGTCGATGAAGCGAAGCCCGACGTGGTGCACCTGTCGAACTCGATGCTGCTGGGGATGGCCCGACGAATCGCCCTGCGCTGCGGGCCGCCTGTGGTTTGTGCGTTGAGTGGTGAGGACCTGTTCCTCGAAGGGCTGACGGCGCCGCACTACGAAGAAGCCCGGGCGCTGCTACGGCAGCGGGCGGCGGAGGTCGCGGGGTTCACGGCGCTCAATGGGTACTACGCCGACTTCATGGCGGGGTACTTGGGGGTGGAGCGGGATAAGGTGCATGTGGTGCCGCATGGGTTGGATTTGGCGGGCGTGGTAGGGCGCGTTTACCGGGACGAACCCCCGGTCGATGACCGGGGGCTAAGTGCGGTGGGTGACGCGGATAGAGCACCGCTTCGTGTGGGGTACTTCGCGCGGGTTTGTCGGGAGAAGGGCTTGCACTTGCTGGTCGAGGCTTGCGAGCGGTTGGCGGAGCGGCGGCCCGATTTAGCGTTTGAGCTGCATGCCGGCGGCTACCTGGGCGCGGGGGATCGGAATTACCTTATCGACCTGCGGAAGAAGTCGGAGTTCGGGGCGCTCGCGGGGCGGTTCCGCTATCACGGCGAGCTCGATCGGGCCCAGAAGTACGCCCTGCTGGCGTCGCTGGACGTGTTCAGCACGCCGACGGTCTACGCCGAAGCCAAGGGGCTGCCGGCCCTGGAGGCGATGGCGGTGGGCGTGCCGGTGGTGCTGCCGGAGCACGGGTCGTTTCCGGAGATGGTCGCCACGACCGGCGGGGGCCTCCTCCACCGGCCACATGACCCAGAAGGCCTCTCAGAGGCTCTAGAACGGCTCCTGAGCGACCCTTCGGCGCGACGGGCCTTCGGACAGGCCGGAGCCGCAGCGGTGCGTGAGCGGTTCCATGCGGGCCGTATGGCGGACGAGACTTTGGCGGTGTATCGGGGGCTGGTGGGGAGCCGATAG
- the rpsR gene encoding 30S ribosomal protein S18 has product MAFGKKRIRRAPTKRRNKVKTVRQDPLYVDGVKPTPMYVDYKDIELLTKLTNRHGRIVSRRKSGCHASSQHAVATAIKRARFMALMPYIAD; this is encoded by the coding sequence ATGGCCTTCGGCAAAAAGCGTATCCGCCGCGCCCCCACCAAGCGTCGCAACAAGGTCAAGACGGTCCGCCAGGACCCGCTGTACGTCGATGGCGTGAAGCCGACGCCGATGTACGTGGACTATAAGGACATCGAGCTGCTCACCAAGCTTACCAACCGCCACGGCCGCATCGTCAGCCGTCGCAAGAGCGGCTGCCACGCCTCGAGCCAGCACGCGGTCGCCACGGCGATCAAGCGGGCTCGCTTCATGGCGCTGATGCCCTACATTGCCGACTGA
- a CDS encoding acyl-CoA thioesterase, whose product MPAPFRTRRMVEFSDTDMAGIMHFSAFFRFMESAEHALLRSLGLSVFGINDPDGGDAKISFPRVSARCDFHSPARCEDEVDIDVVVQKLGTTSVTYGFHLSRNGEELAVGEMTSVCCRLHDGAKPQPIPIPADIVALLRRYAQ is encoded by the coding sequence ATGCCCGCCCCCTTCCGCACACGCCGGATGGTCGAGTTCTCCGACACCGACATGGCGGGCATCATGCACTTCTCGGCCTTCTTCCGTTTTATGGAAAGCGCCGAGCACGCCCTGCTGCGGAGCCTGGGTCTCTCAGTCTTCGGCATCAATGACCCCGACGGCGGCGACGCCAAGATCAGCTTCCCGCGCGTCAGCGCCCGTTGCGACTTCCACAGCCCGGCGCGCTGCGAGGACGAGGTCGATATCGACGTGGTGGTCCAGAAGCTCGGCACGACGAGCGTCACCTACGGCTTTCACCTCTCCCGCAATGGCGAAGAGCTGGCCGTCGGCGAGATGACGAGCGTCTGCTGCCGCCTCCACGACGGCGCCAAGCCCCAACCGATCCCGATCCCCGCCGACATCGTCGCCCTCCTGCGCCGGTACGCTCAGTGA
- a CDS encoding ABC transporter ATP-binding protein, with the protein MPDLVVHHLSKSYPTPAEPLVVLDGVELELSRGESLAVVGPSGSGKSTLLAILGALDEPTSGSVQIGGVDPFSLSERQQARFRAKSIGFVFQDHYLLPQCTVLENVLAPLLSDGKATSEDADRAAELLRRVGLGERLTHRPAQLSGGERQRAAIARALVRDPLLLLADEPTGALDGRNADAVADVLLSIQSEREGMLIAATHSPEFAARMGRTARLCEGQLLS; encoded by the coding sequence ATGCCTGATCTCGTCGTTCATCACCTCTCGAAAAGTTACCCCACGCCGGCGGAGCCGCTGGTGGTGCTGGATGGGGTTGAGTTGGAGTTGAGCCGGGGTGAGAGCCTGGCCGTCGTCGGACCGAGCGGTTCGGGGAAGAGCACACTGCTGGCGATTCTGGGAGCGCTCGATGAGCCCACGTCCGGGTCGGTGCAGATCGGCGGGGTCGATCCGTTTTCGCTTAGCGAACGCCAGCAGGCCCGGTTCAGAGCAAAGTCGATCGGCTTCGTCTTCCAGGACCACTACCTGCTGCCGCAGTGCACGGTGCTGGAGAATGTCCTCGCCCCGCTGTTGTCGGACGGCAAGGCGACCAGCGAAGACGCCGACCGGGCCGCCGAACTGCTGCGTCGCGTCGGGCTCGGTGAGCGGCTTACGCATCGGCCGGCCCAGCTCTCCGGCGGCGAGCGGCAACGGGCGGCGATCGCCCGGGCCTTGGTTCGCGACCCGCTGCTGCTGCTCGCCGACGAGCCAACGGGCGCCCTCGACGGCCGCAACGCCGACGCGGTCGCCGACGTTTTGCTCTCGATTCAGAGCGAGCGAGAAGGCATGCTAATCGCCGCCACCCATAGCCCCGAGTTCGCCGCCCGCATGGGCCGCACGGCACGCCTGTGCGAAGGACAGCTACTGTCTTAA
- a CDS encoding HEAT repeat domain-containing protein, with protein MDVDQLAVALLTDKPSRRVAAAEELATLGPDASPAALALVTACGNPALVDLCIGTLEELGPPPVEQLPELAKLVASPDENVAYWAATMLGRSGEAATPFLAPLEETAKNDDALNEVRERAVWAIGKLGADAKPAEGTLRAIAESGPTPRIKRLASTALANLGG; from the coding sequence ATGGATGTCGATCAACTCGCCGTGGCTCTGCTGACCGACAAGCCCTCCCGCCGGGTGGCCGCCGCCGAAGAACTGGCGACGCTCGGCCCCGACGCCTCGCCCGCCGCGCTGGCGCTGGTGACCGCCTGTGGCAACCCCGCGCTGGTGGACCTCTGCATCGGGACGTTGGAAGAGCTAGGCCCGCCCCCGGTTGAGCAATTGCCCGAGCTCGCCAAGTTGGTGGCGTCGCCCGACGAGAACGTGGCGTACTGGGCGGCGACGATGCTCGGCCGGTCGGGCGAAGCCGCCACGCCGTTTCTCGCGCCGCTCGAGGAAACCGCGAAGAACGACGACGCCCTCAATGAGGTTCGCGAGCGCGCGGTGTGGGCGATCGGCAAACTCGGCGCCGACGCGAAGCCCGCCGAGGGGACGCTCCGTGCAATCGCCGAATCGGGACCCACGCCGCGCATCAAGCGACTCGCCTCAACCGCGCTGGCGAACCTGGGCGGCTAG